TGGTGTACTGAACCAAACTATTTTAGAAAGAGAATCAGCAGAAGTTTTATTCCCAAGTCTGAGCTACTAGTTTACCAATTGAGTCCAAGATAGTCCACCAGAAATGTAACAGAAAGTAATACCATGATATGATGTAAAATACACCCACAATTTATATCTAGCATTTTCTTTCCAACCCTTGCTGCTGTCAGGGTATTGGTAACAAGAATTAACAAAGAACacaaaatgaaaggaaaacaaaaatgaaaaaaaaaaagttatatcaGGTATCCCATAAGCTGATCAGTAgttaaatgaattttgaaacaaCAAACGTTTCACAACGTAACCTATAGTACATCTTGCATCATACTAAAACATGAATTTGATGAATAGTGAAAACAAAGACAGGACCAACAAACGAAGTCCGTAAGTAGAGTGGGTAAAGAAAATCGAATCTCCCAATTCCCTCAATAGAATAGCAAGTCTCACAGGGCCAACTATTTACCACAAATTTGACACGGGACAAGTGGTATAAAAGCTACATTTGCCAAAAAGAGGCAAACGGAAAGCCATGTTGGTAAATGTAATCATAGTAGCCTGGAAGCAAGTTTATGAAGGATGGACAAATTAGTAAAGAAGCAGATTCATGAAGTGGACTACATGGTCTGCAGGTACTAGATTTGAGGAAAGAATGTCTGGTGCTAGGTTCAGCAAAGTTCAGGTTCACAAAGAAGTCACCCCATGGCACCGAACCgcctatatataaaatttcttaatcaaGGTTTTGTGCAACATTCGCAGTGGAACAACTTCCTTAGCATTGTCTCTTAGCTGATCTTTTGTAGCATCATCTTCACGAATTAGGTACCATCTATATAAAGAAGCTCAGTGTCCACGACTGTCATATCTAAGCTACCTAACTTTAGATTACCAGGAGCATGCCTTCAACGTTTATCCTAATCAAATGCCAATTTCCTAATGTCTCTTCTGGCCCAGAAATCCGAGTTCCTAGTGAACTATTCATTACATTACCATCATATTGCACAATCAACTTCCATAAAGCATTTGGTACATTTCAGTCTGATCATGATGATACCACATTCTGTGATTCttctaaaacttaaaatggGGTTTAACATAATCGATGACATAActttccaacaaaaaacatCTCTTACAGTTATCTTATTCACAGAACTATTTACAATGGGAAAAAACAACTAGAACCAATTAAAAGACAATACCAAACTTACTTCACTGGTGGTTCCCGGTCCTTCCTAATTATCTTGTCCATGTCATCATATGGGAATATCAAATTCTGTAAACTAGCAGCTTTGATCCACTTGGGAAGGTTCCTCTTCCCAATTAACGCAAAAACCCTCTCCCTCATTGGACCTGGCGATTCCCTAGGATACCTCTGAAGAAAATACTCCGCCAACGCCAATTCGAGTACATATTGGCCCAAAAAAAAGAGCCTTGAATGCCCCGATCTTATGTGCCGGGCCTTGGTCCTTTCGCATGAGGGATGCTGAAAGGCCAAGTACAACAAAGTATCAAATTGTTTCGCAGGATTGTCGTCTCCATAACTATCGGATGGCTCAAGAGGATATCCAAGGGCTTGCTTAGCTTCCAGCAAGTACTCATCCATCCAAGTTTTATCAGCATTGTTAAGCCGCGAAGATGGTAAACAAGAACTCAGTAATGGGAATGACTTGAGAGTTAATTGAGGGCTATTAAGAAACCTTTCCGCTAATCTCTTATCATCTAAAGGCGGTCTAAGAATAAACCTTCTTGGGGGTACCTTTTTCTTCGGAGAAGTAGCTCGTTTTCGCTCCGCTAGCTCTTTGAGCAATCTCTGAGGATTGTTTTTGGGGAGTTCTTGTTGTGGGTCAACTGCAACTGCAAAAACACGCAAATTAGCCGACGAGGGGTTGGGGAAAATGGGATGATTGGGGTGAATTTTAACGATAAATGGGGTTaaagaagatgagaaagaGTAATTAGAAGGGGATGAGAGtttaacaaaagaagaagagagttcCATTGGTTGTGAATGGAGAAGATAATGCTGGGTGGGTTTATTCGAAAGGCGAGGGGCCGAACATAAAGAACTTGGGTTACGAGGAACTGGATATGGGCTGTTTGAGGATGGGGAAAACCTGGCTAGGAAGATGAATATTTTGGCCTTTGATGCACAGGGTTTTGGGAGGGGTTGGGACTTGGGAGTAGAAGACTGAAGAGGAATGGATAAGGCGCGGAGGTGTGGCGGAAGAGCAATTACAAAATCCTGTGGGGGGGTTTGTCGTAATTtacttaaattataattttttaaaataagatactACAATTGCTTTGGGTTAAAATATCTCTACTGAGTTTgcatatactttttaaatcaattttaaatttagtcacCTAAACGTTAATTTCtatccaaattaaataaataatactatTATGTTCATTGtcaaattttagtaaaaagttgataaacaatatatttttccttgtaattttcaataaagtttagtaaatttaagatttaaggagaataattaaactaaatttagacATTTAAGAATTAGAAATGAACCTTTGCAAAAGTAATTACCACACAAAAATTAGTAttgtaacaaataataaattttaataggactcaacttcaaaatgctaagaatttttttttgcgcCAAAatgtactttaatttaatatctttacaacacaaaaaaattatgaactcTAAGtcaattctaatttaaatttaataattatgattcAAACGAGTAATTCTAACTTATTATTCATTCTGTCTGAAAACTTTGTCTTAAATATTAGAAAGGGTGTGAGTAGCATCATATCATGTGTAAATTCTCTTTAGTTTGCACGTCTATGTGATTTTGCATCTCCAATTTGTGCATCAACGGGGTGaacaaattgattttttttccttcacatTAAAAGCTGAACTTTTACaaacatttcttttagttCCCAAACTTCTAGAATTTACCACTggttgttttattatattctcaAAAACAGTACCTTatcataatttattgatttactCTGATATTGTAATAAACACAACAGGTTtaataacttctttttttcaattctaaaaaaaatgtctaattcACCCCTAGCTCTCTCCCAATCCACATGAATCATACCTTGAAATTCAAAAGTGATTCTGTTctcaaagttaaaaatttacaaagtAATACACATCATCAACATCTCAATATACAACCCAAGATGTAGAAGAAAGATCAATACAACTAAAGCATCAAATCACTCTGTTGATTAGTGAATGAGAAGCAACCAAAGATGTTCtcatatagtttgattgaaaaatgaattggTAATTTCTTTATACCTTGAGAAATTAAGTCATGTTAAGGCTCACAACTTGAAAAAGCCATGGAGGATAATCTAGCATCTTCTTCTCTCCTCTATTATTTCCATTTTGGCAGCCTGAGGAATTTTCAGTTACCCCCAAAGCCGCCATTTCTTGACCTTTAACTTGCTTTGTGTCCGTACATCTTCTATCATGGCTGGACcctgttgaagaagaagagtagGTGGTTGTTCCTGAATCTGAAGTATTGTAACTTGAAGGCCCAAGCGTTAGTTCGAGTTCGGTCTCGTTTATGATCTGCCGAGCACCATTATTGTTGGTTTCTGGTTCATCTTCAGCAGGCTGTTCCATGTCTAGTTTCGTTGTACGAGTTGATCTGTAATAGTTTTTTGCATCCTGTTCATAGATTTGTCTGAAACATATCTCATTCCTTTTGTCCCAACTCTCAGTTTCCCTGCTTTTCTCTACGTTCTTCATTAATGTCTTTTGAGTTCGATAAAGTCGATGTAGTTCTTGTACCTGCCAATATTCCTTCCCAActttagaatatgaattatattaaatataaggTCGAATTGTAGGTTTAATATGTGAATGGTGTGTTTATTAATAGATGTtgtatcttaaaaaatattaaatataaattttatgtttaatatagACATCTTGCACAttcaatacttttttaaattaacaaattgaccggaaataaaattagatttaatttttttgttaaatagaCTCATGGGTTcgaggaaagaaaaattaatttgtcaaaatctattaaacacaaaattataataagatAGCTTTTATAGTTAGGAGTATGTTAACTacagaaattcaaatttcatttacatACTTTAAATACTTTAtgttcaaaaatcaaaacttgtTTTTCCCAAGGATAAGCTTGTAAATTAActcaatataaaaataaatttaaacgtgtgaatataacaaatgttttttttcttctaaaaaacccaataaaattaatgttaaatCTGGAGATAAAATGGGAAATGAAGATGTGGATTAAACATAAGTTTATGCAGTTAATTCATCAAGACACCCTTTGGTTCTGAGGAGAAACCATGAATTAGACATTGAAACGGTAAAATCATTTTTActatgataaaaagaaaaaaaatatctgtATAAAATTTTTCAATGATGTAGCCATGGAAGATTATGAGATACTTTTGACAAAAACCCAAATTGGAAATTAACTATCGATCCAATCCATCCATTGCCCAGCCACCCACCACAAATCTTAgatttctctttctcctcaCTTTAAAGTGTTGCACCGCAATTTTCTCAGATAGAGccacaaaaaaattaaaaacaccCACATTTATCAACTGAAAAGGAGGGGAAATAGAATCAAAATTATGGATCAAgttgaataaatatttgtgttaAAGATGATGGCCAGATTGGAAAAATCAGTGATCAGAGACTCGGAATGCCGATATGGATCTTTAACAGTTCAATAATTGCATGGTTGTTTTGGGTTCTATAAACAAAATGGATAGAATGCAAATTGAGgataaaaaatggagaaatacCTGTTGTTTAAATGTTTCTTCGTGCTTTAACATAGCCATCCTCATGTACTCCTTTTCATATGCCTTAGGCAGCTTTTCCATTGGGATTTCAGccctttttttacttttttttacctGATGCAGTCTTGAATCTTGAATCTTAAAAACAGTCTGGAAAAAGAAagtccattaaaaaaattggatcaaTCAAGTGGTTCAGAAATTTAGAACCTGGTTCTGGAATAAATTCTATCATGAAGATAAAAACATAATACCCTAAACCCAAAGGTCCccaatttgattaattttatatttccttGAAGTATCACTGGCCAACGCCATCATGAATTCGGTACCCAACAGCAATAATGAGGACAGGAAACAGAACAACCCAGTgggaataaataaaaacttgtgAATGTGATAAAGTCTTTCCCATTGGTCTTTTGTTTGCTATCCTAAATATCCCTTTCTCATTCAGTCATTACGTCGAGCACTTAATGCACGCTCCCCACCCCCACAATAATCATAATACTGATAGTTCCAAACTCTGTCATACATTccaaaaaaaacccaaatgaaaattaaaccaaaaccATCTCAAATTGAAGATTGCAATGCCGAAGTTGGatcaaacattaaattaaacacacaGATCGATCAAGAAAgtaacaaaaaccaaaagggTATTTCGGAATTACCTGAAACAATCCGTTATCTTAACGACTACCGATCAGCAGACGAAATTGCAGAGTATGCATGCATTTGCCATTTGTTTAGAATACTGCAAAAGGAAGCGAAAAGCTAAGACGAAAAAGATGGATGAAAcggaggaagatgaagaagaagaaacttcaTCTCCTCCAAGGAATTGCAGCTTACAGAAAATGGTAATCCgtttgaaaagagaaagatgGAACATGGAATTGAGTTGGagcatacatatataaatccGTGAAAATCAGAAGGTGAtgaagaatataaataaagaaaagaaaatgaaagattaaAAGCGAGGAAGAGGGGAACAAGAACAGGAAGAGGAACAGAAACGTACCAAAGTTGTGCGATGTTTGGGGTGAGATTCCAGCCAATCTCCTTCAACTTTCGTGAAAGATATGCTTCAGAAATAGGCAACACCAGCAGTGCACGAGATTCCAAGTACTTGGTATATATAATTCTCACATCCacttctccctctctctcttccttcacctctttttttttttttttttttctactaattttattttgatttttcttttcatacttTTAGCCTAATTTTGATAACGACTTTATGGGATTTCTTGTAGGAATATacatttctttaatattattttgaaaagtattatCGTGACCGTAACTATGAATTTAAGACAATTAGTATAGTGCTCATCACACAAAGCTTCAATGTTAAAAGTGAAAGTAGAGATTAGTTAGAGGCTTATCCACTTTTGACTCAGAATCTCTTTATTATTTCTCTTACATTTTAATGTTGTTTACgttgtcttttttgttttaatttaattttatcactgaaaaacatacataaaataaaagataaatgtTGAATCAGTAactacaattaattaaaaagataaattttttccCATACTATAAAAACCAATTCGTAAGAAGACATTTcttttatactatttttttatacactaTCAAGATCAGCTTGCTCACACCCCAAATGAAAACTCGCCTGACCTCACAACATTTGAGTATcaataaaactttttaattaattcttaggTAAGTGGAAAATTGGACCTATAACCTTGGTGATGAATTCTAAAGTAGTCATCCAACTTAATATTGTTGTCCTCCAAATAACGGTAGATATAAtacaatgtaaaaaaaattatacgaAACTTTAGATTAAGAGCTCAAAGTTTATAAAGATAGATCATATTACTATAAAAATCTATCGATAATTGAATATATCATCGATAGATTTTTTGCTATGTTTAccattatttataaacaataccttataattgattattttctCGAAAAGTATTATCAAATCTAGTTACtttgtttttacattttgacattattaataattctatttcttttgagGCAGCTTTTTTCAGGTAAGTGTACTCACAAGttacttattttcttcttctttttttttcttttcatatttttagaaaCATGGGAATGTTTAccttattttagtttatccattatttctttttagatcAATAAACCATATCACCTTGTCTTATAAGTCAATCaaacctctttttttttttttttttttttgcatttataataaattttagttataagTTTCTTAAAATTCCTATTCTACAcatttggaattttttatggaagaagataataaaatttataatgcAAAGTTGTAAGATGAAGACACATACTTAATTATTGACGCCAATAACACTTAAAAAGGAATAAGAAATGTAAGGAATTTGGTATgaaatagtttgttttgtaAAAGGTACATAaagtagaaagaaaaggaTGATGGAAATTACATAGACAAAGGGGATTCACATGCAAATGAGAATTATGTGTCACGGAAACAGTTGTCtcaattatatgtattagaATCTTTATTATATCTAtggattattattatgttattgttattgttattattattattaaaataaaaatttaggaaaTAAATGTCATATAATTATTACCCATCAAGATAAAGATTGCGATGCCATGGCCCACCGACAACTCGATAATGGCCGTACAATATAAGTTTACTTCTATGAATAATAATggtccaaaacaaaataatgagaTAGAGctccatttttcttgttttcttctttaaagtTACTGcctatttttctatattctaTAATTCAAAAGTGAAAAGTAATGCTCAGTTTCAAAAAGTTATCCACCCATTTCCATCCTTTTTCTTCCCTATACATTATTAAGGATAATACACTTTACTTTAAGCTTATATAAACATTAAACCATATTATCgttaaataattatcttttaagttttaacaaTACCTTCGTTCTTGTTCTTTTAAATAAGTCGGTGATTtgttttattggatttagcatttgtatttttataacaCACATATTATCCATAAATTtctcacatatatatacattaacaACTATATATGTGAGAAATTTATAATAGAAACTAACTCAATCTtttgatattaatatttaaaaattaaatagttacgTAAAAAAACACGTAACAAAAGGAAActtaacaaaatgaaattattaattcgtattttaaataatcatgAAATCTTATATACGAAAATAACtgataaaagtttaatttgatatttgtatGAATAGTGACGAACGAATCTCGTAAGTTTTAATCTACCTATTATACAAATAGAAAATCatccataaataaatataaatgagataattgtaaaattaatatttcatgtctcagtaaatattaaattaactgcctaattcaatttcaataacttgttttttaagtacaataattataaaaataagaatcaAACGTTTAATCTTAAGCAATCATAATTAAGTGACAATTAATGTTAGGTTAAACCGGTATTGACATTTAATGAccaattttacaaaaagaacATCAATTTTAGCCCATTTTATGCTAATAACAACCGCGATTAGGTGGACTAATAAGCTAAAGTTAGGACACTTTGGTATAGGAAGTTGGGTGAAAAAAGTAATATGCTTATAATTAgcgtttaatttttcaaaatgtaaattgTAATAGGGgaagttaaaataaagaagaattgAATGAATAGAATAATGTAAAGGGCAGGTAAATTAGGatgatgaataataataagtatagtaatatttataaaaaaaaaaaaaaaaaaaaaaggaggaaagTTGGAAATGAGTTGTAATGTCGAAACCAAACCGGCaaaggaagaggaaggagATTATTATCTGTGGCCGTCCATTTGTCTTTCCCACGTGGGTGCCAATTGCTAAACCCCTTTTCTCTACAtcctatttaaattttattcatcCTCTGGGTCCCAACcctcatcttttttttagtacttTAATCCTACTTCTAGTTTACATATATAcatctaaaagaaaaggaatattttagttcaatattTGTGTGGATAATTAGTTGCTTATTTATCCATCAGTGGaattaacattttgtttttattttagtaattataatagataataataagtgttataacaacattttaaaaaaggataaatataacaagtttataagcaataaatttttatacttAACAGACATGAGACAAACCAGTTTTTGAAATATCATCTAactattttgctatatttatgatttttaaaatgatatactaatattttaatttaattgttacaattgtaaatttttttattttcaaaaattttgtcAGTGCTTCCAATCCTTAGtatatttattaagaaaaaaatgtatttacgAAGGAAAGTGATATAGGAGAAGTTAACTTCGAGATATAAATTGTGGATAtagtattgtatatatataaataaataaaagaaaatgtgaggGGATTTGGTGTGTGGGTTAAGAGTGGAGGATGTGTGAAGATTCTGTTATGGTCCCCTTGGCTGGCTGGGTCGCTGGCTTTTGTGTGGGTGCAGATTGTAAGTTGTAATGATAATGcgtaacaaataataatgagtGTTGAATGAGATTCTTTCCGCCATTTTCTAAGCTCCTCTcttatatacatttaaaatgttaatgtGGTACCAAACTAGgaacacaaaagaaagaagaagtagACACGGAATCACGCCTTGCCGGTGTACGGAGGAGCAGCTCGGTGAGGCGGTGGATCCACATCCACTCCCTTCGCTTCCACAACCCCGGACCCTCCCCATCCTTATTTCTCATTCTTGGTCCCACTATCCTAATtatatgttctttttaaacttataaatcaGTCCACTCTCTATTATTTGGgtgaaaaatatcaaactttgACGAAGGACTTCTCATACCAACCTTAACTTTTCATTTCCTCTATTTTCtcacattatatatatatatatatatatatataatgtgtttttaccaattttattttctactaaatcttcaaaaatgTTTGTCGTTCTTATCTTAAATTTGGTTGATCATTAATTAAAGGAAGTTACCGTTTTTTTCATGagaatatctaataaattagtacaaaattttgagtaattttagatttatttctttttctacaattttaaatatagtaaaataaattaaaatttttaaatttcacgatgataaaatattgataagcattaatagacttttataaatatttatttaaggcatccatagaaattaataatagaagttTACTACAATTTTTATCCatcaaattatgttttttttttttttttgtcaattttgctgttttagttttagttgatttatgttttggtatttttttaaaccatttatGTCAGGTGAATTTCAATCAACTCTAATTTGTCAACATTGAAAGACGACTTGAAGATAAAatgtactaaaagaaaatcccAACTTTTTAAAGATTGGAATCTAAAGTCtctgaaatatatatatatatgtagcccctaagaataaaaaattaagaaattgagaTAATTACATAAGTACTACTTTCACTTTTATAGGTTGACTTTGTACATATATACTTGAATTTTAGcttcaaattgttttaatatataaaagcttCCATTTGGTGTGTAAGGTTAAAAAATACTTGATTTAATccctaatttttaaaaatccttTTACGGTTAACCTGTCAATTAAGTTATGTGCACACAAACCATTTTAGTTAAATTCTTAACAGTGTCTTTTActtcatttgaaaattcaataatctttttttttttttttgtataaattctTACACAATCaactaatgaaatatttttcaaaatataatctaCATAATGTATTAATCCATAatccaaccaaataattaaacacatGCATGTACTAAAAACGGATCAAGACATGCACTAAGAGTTGGGATCTTCTTGCTAAAAATAAACTTGTAAAGTATGATAGATGGGGTATGCATATAAGGtgacaaaattataattttcaaaataattagt
This DNA window, taken from Cucumis sativus cultivar 9930 chromosome 6, Cucumber_9930_V3, whole genome shotgun sequence, encodes the following:
- the LOC101207586 gene encoding uncharacterized protein LOC101207586, with amino-acid sequence MEKLPKAYEKEYMRMAMLKHEETFKQQVQELHRLYRTQKTLMKNVEKSRETESWDKRNEICFRQIYEQDAKNYYRSTRTTKLDMEQPAEDEPETNNNGARQIINETELELTLGPSSYNTSDSGTTTYSSSSTGSSHDRRCTDTKQVKGQEMAALGVTENSSGCQNGNNRGEKKMLDYPPWLFQVVSLNMT